One window of the Carcharodon carcharias isolate sCarCar2 chromosome 26, sCarCar2.pri, whole genome shotgun sequence genome contains the following:
- the LOC121270016 gene encoding protein PIGBOS1-like codes for MALSRLTFPQLALAVVLGVAGGLYVYKPIYQRYSLEQRKAREAAVGCPAPESQRPQ; via the coding sequence ATGGCTCTGAGCAGACTGACATTCCCTCAGCTGGCACTGGCTGTGGTGCTGGGGGTGGCGGGCGGCTTGTACGTGTACAAGCCCATCTACCAGCGGTATAGCCTGGAGCAGCGCAAGGCCCGGGAGGCGGCAGTGGGCTGCCCGGCCCCTGAGTCTCAGCGGCCCCAATAA